Below is a genomic region from Bartonella harrusi.
TAATTCTAAAAGTTTTTTAGGCTCAATAAAAATAGAATCTGTATCTACAGTTGCAGAAGCGGCAATGGCTCCAGCGATCAGTTTTCCTTGGGTGCATAAGCTTTTTATTTGCGCTTCAATTAAACCATCACGAAATTGATTAAGGTATAAAATGCCTGTTACCAGAACGGCAAGGGCAGCAATATTGAGTATAACAATACGACGTGTAAGACTAGAAAACAGTAGCTGTCTGAGGAGGCGTTGTATCCGACGGCACAAATGAACAAACACAGAAAAGAATGTTGATATACTCTTTGGTATCGTTTTTTGTAGTATTTCCTGTTGCGTATTTTTTGTCATCGATTTAATTGGTGTTTAGACGAATGCGACAAAAGAGCTTCATACTTCGTGGAAACGATAGCCTACCCCATAAAGTGTTTCAATCATTGCAAAATCATCATCCACTTGTTTAAACTTTTTACGCAGACGTTTAATGTGACTATCGATGGTGCGATCATCGACATAGACTTGATCACTATAAGCAGCATCCATCAGAGCATCACGACTTTTTACAACTCCCGGTCTTTGTGCGAGGGTTTGCAGAATCAAAAATTCCGTGACGGTTAAAGTAACAGGTTTATCTTTCCATGTACATGTATGACGCTCTTGATCCATCACCAGATCTCCACGTTTGAGAGAAGAGGTAGGAGAAGTCCCTGTTGCAAGCGGCTGGTTACGCGCGCTTGAACGACGCAAAATAGCTTTTACCCGTTCAATAAGCAAGCGTTGAGAGAAAGGTTTTGTAATAAAGTCGTCTGCGCCCATTTTGAGACCAAACAGCTCATCAATTTCGTCATCCTTAGAAGTGAGGAAAATAACAGGAATATCAGACTTTTGACGCAAGCGACGCAAGAGTTCCATTCCATCCATTCGGGGCATCTTAATATCAAAAATGGCTAAATGTGGGGGATGGAGTGTTAGGCCTTTGAGTGCAGAGGCTCCATCTGTATAGCTTTCAACCCGATAGCCTTCTGTCTCAAGCGCAAAAGATAAAGATGTTAAAATATTGCGGTCATCATCAACAAGTACAATCGTTTGCGTGATTGCTGGTGCATCTTTCATGGCTTCTCAGACCTTTCTATTGCTGTAGTAGCAAGTTATCCATATTATTTATATGGGATTTCACATTTTTTTTGCAAAACAAATATGATACAAATTGTAGCAGAGTAAAAAACCTTTCATCATGACGATAAAAGCTTGTTTTGCTTTCATAATTTTATAATGTTTTTGCGTGTGTTGAGATCCATTTGCTTGAGAGAAATTTTTCATTGCGGTGTTTTTTATCAAAATTTATGACTGTTTTTATCGAAATTTATTACCATCATTGTCCCATAATTGAACAGATTTGTTTTTGGTTGTTGAAGTTTAGAAAAACTGCCTATCTGTCTTAAGAGCAAGGAAGCGCGGTGGTATATATATACAAAAGATTTTCTTCCACTGCACAACAGGAGGGCACAATGGGATTTTTTAATTTTATGAAAACGGTTGGGGAAAAACTTGGTATTGGGGATAAAGAACCAGAAGAAAAGGATTTTAAGAATGCCTTTGATAATTTTCAACTGAGCACAGAAAAAGTAAATATTCAGGTTGAAAACGGCAAGGCTATTTTAAGCGGAGAGGTTCCAGATAGAGAAACTCTTGAAAAAGCGCTTTTGGTTGTT
It encodes:
- a CDS encoding response regulator transcription factor; the protein is MKDAPAITQTIVLVDDDRNILTSLSFALETEGYRVESYTDGASALKGLTLHPPHLAIFDIKMPRMDGMELLRRLRQKSDIPVIFLTSKDDEIDELFGLKMGADDFITKPFSQRLLIERVKAILRRSSARNQPLATGTSPTSSLKRGDLVMDQERHTCTWKDKPVTLTVTEFLILQTLAQRPGVVKSRDALMDAAYSDQVYVDDRTIDSHIKRLRKKFKQVDDDFAMIETLYGVGYRFHEV